A single Streptomyces sp. 2114.4 DNA region contains:
- a CDS encoding LPXTG cell wall anchor domain-containing protein: MKIRRALTAAAAAAVLAPVAVLTAPAAAFATEPVSGTGPRTPASPDSPGAATPADQPAASATNDGGTGHAPGKLPKAAGTAEGPHKATTGAKGATDGGKDAGDSDGAGQSCAFESDQLQAAVHGLPRQLTAGGAWTPFTMTLTNTTGKSLEEVQPSLLVSSAQDVDRPYWELETEYRDAKTGKWKTFHDALPEDLFGFFAIGPHSSITLQLRTHAVKDAKPGAGYALAAGDYRNRDGSCGSAKEAWYDFTILRAGAKPTQPPADKPGEPGGTAAPGQSAASGGGTGCSGSTGGLSPQGGGELAATGSSSALPPIALAGGAAMVIGAGAVIGVRRRKGLAGPGATDVTA, from the coding sequence ATGAAGATTCGCCGCGCCCTGACGGCCGCCGCAGCGGCTGCCGTATTAGCGCCCGTTGCCGTACTGACCGCGCCCGCCGCCGCGTTCGCAACGGAGCCGGTGTCCGGGACCGGTCCCCGCACGCCTGCTTCTCCCGACTCCCCCGGTGCCGCAACACCGGCGGACCAGCCGGCGGCCTCCGCCACGAACGACGGCGGAACGGGGCACGCCCCGGGGAAGCTGCCGAAAGCCGCCGGGACCGCCGAAGGGCCCCATAAGGCGACCACCGGCGCTAAAGGTGCCACCGATGGAGGCAAGGACGCCGGTGACTCCGACGGTGCGGGTCAGTCCTGCGCGTTCGAGTCCGACCAGTTGCAGGCGGCAGTGCACGGGCTGCCGCGCCAGCTGACTGCGGGCGGCGCCTGGACCCCCTTCACCATGACGCTCACCAACACCACCGGCAAGTCCCTGGAGGAGGTCCAGCCCTCTCTGCTCGTGTCCTCCGCCCAAGATGTCGACCGGCCGTACTGGGAGCTGGAGACCGAGTACCGGGACGCCAAGACAGGGAAGTGGAAGACCTTCCACGACGCCCTGCCCGAGGACCTGTTCGGCTTCTTCGCCATCGGTCCGCACAGCAGCATCACGCTGCAGCTGCGCACCCACGCGGTCAAGGACGCCAAGCCCGGCGCCGGATACGCGCTCGCCGCCGGCGACTACCGCAACCGCGACGGTTCCTGTGGCTCGGCCAAGGAAGCCTGGTACGACTTCACCATCCTGCGCGCGGGCGCGAAGCCGACACAGCCCCCGGCCGACAAGCCGGGCGAGCCGGGTGGCACGGCCGCGCCCGGACAGAGCGCCGCGTCCGGCGGCGGTACGGGTTGTTCCGGTTCCACCGGTGGCCTCAGCCCGCAGGGCGGCGGCGAGCTCGCCGCGACCGGCTCCTCGTCGGCGCTCCCGCCGATCGCTCTCGCCGGCGGAGCCGCGATGGTGATCGGCGCGGGTGCGGTCATCGGCGTACGCCGCCGGAAGGGCCTCGCCGGTCCGGGCGCCACGGACGTCACCGCGTAA